One genomic window of Melanotaenia boesemani isolate fMelBoe1 chromosome 20, fMelBoe1.pri, whole genome shotgun sequence includes the following:
- the fosaa gene encoding proto-oncogene c-Fos, translated as MVQPTIITSVSPSLGSKQANEPQSSHQATPKAGGNKGKNANRKGKTEQLSPEEEEKKRIRRERNKMAAAKCRNRRRELTDTLQAETDKLEEEKAALETEIANLIKEKERLEFILATHKPVCQMSEELESIFQESTESPELLPSPDEDRLPEDGIQEAPSLQDMDIPSDPTTAISGNSNILLCASAEINICDLEPSLDIKEGLLDNMLPSLEEKTPMETARSVPDIDLSSSLGVSDWETLYKSVSSDLEPLSTPVVTSTPTCSSYLSVFTFGCPELDSLTEGLDTLKGGGSKAESVDILNSPTLLAL; from the exons ATGGTCCAGCCTACGATTATTACATCTGTCTCCCCGTCTCTGGGTAGCAAACAAGCCAATGAACCACAAAGCTCTCACCAGGCAACACCCAAAGCAGGCGggaataaaggaaaaaatgctAACAGAAAGGGGAAAACAGAGCAG CTGTctccagaggaggaggagaaaaagaggataAGAAGAGAGAGGAATAAAATGGCCGCAGCAAAGTGTCGCAACAGACGGAGGGAACTCACAGATACACTGCAAGCT GAGACAGACAAGCTGGAGGAGGAAAAAGCAGCCCTGGAGACGGAAATAGCCAACCTCATCAAAGAGAAAGAACGGCTTGAATTTATCCTTGCCACACATAAGCCAGTTTGCCAGATGTCAGAAGAGCTCGAGTCTATTTTCCAGGAGTCCACAGAGTCCCCAGAACTACTGCCCAGTCCAGATGAGGACAGACTTCCAGAGGATGGCATCCAGGAAGCTCCTTCGCTCCAGGACATGGACATCCCCAGTGATCCTACCACAGCCATCTCTGGGAACTCCAACATCTTACTGTGTGCCAGTGCTGAAATCAACATCTGCGATCTCGAGCCCTCTCTGGACATTAAGGAGGGTCTACTGGACAATATGTTGCCCAGCTTGGAGGAGAAAACTCCCATGGAGACAGCTCGATCTGTACCAGACATAGATTTGAGCAGCTCTCTTGGGGTCTCGGACTGGGAGACCCTGTACAAGTCTGTTTCCAGCGACCTGGAGCCTCTCAGCACTCCTGTGGTGACCTCCACCCCCACATGCAGCAGCTACCTGTCTGTGTTCACATTTGGGTGCCCTGAGCTGGACTCTCTCACAGAGGGACTAGACACCCTTAAAGGTGGAGGAAGCAAGGCTGAATCTGTTGACATCCTTAACTCTCCAACTCTTCTAGCCTTATAA